The region GCGCCGGAACCGGTGGCGGTGGGTTGCTCGACGCGTTCAAGAACGACAGCGGCTCCACGAGCACCGACAAGGTGTTCAAGCAGCGTGTCGAGAAGGCCGAGAAGGCGGTCCAGCTGAGGCCGACCGACGCCGCCGCGTGGTCGAACCTGACGCGCGTCCGGTTCCAGCAGGCCGGGTCGGGGTCGGGGTACGACCAGAACGCCCAGGCGTTCACCGACAAGGGCAAGGACGACCTGCTCAAGACCGAGCAGACGTACAACAAGTACCTGACGCTCACGAGGAAGCCGGACCCGAACCTCGCGGTCCTGATGGTCCAGGCCTACGGGCAGACCGGGCTCAACGAGCCCGACAAGGCGATCTCCGCGTTCGAGGTCTACCTCGCCGCGCAGAAGCCGACAGCGGCGCTCTACACGCAGTACGCGTCCTTCGCCTACCAGGCGGGCGACACCCGCAAAGCGGAGCTGGCGAGCAAGAAGGCCCTGTCCCTCGCCGGCAAGGACGACAAGGAGCAGATCAAGGCCGAGCTCCAAGCCGCCCGCGCCCAAGCCGCCCTCCAAGCCTCCTCCACAACGCCTTCATCGACGTCGCCCACCGGCTGAGCGAGCCGCTCCGCGAGGCATCGCCGGGAGCTCCCCTCCCGCTATCCTGTCTCGCCCGGCCCCTATAGCTCAACTGGCAGAGCAGCGGACTCTTAATCCGAAGGTTCTAGGTTCGATTCCTAGTGGGGGCACTCGAAGAAGCCCGGCATCTGCCGGGCTTTTCTCGTTCTCGCGCCATCCCCGAAGCAGCGGATATGTCCCGGATATGTCCCGAAGGGGTGGTTGTTGGTGTCGAACGTCTGGTTGTCCCAAGCTCGCTCAATTAGCGGGCACGTCTTCAGAGTCGATCGGGCCTCCGGTCCCGTCTGGTACGCGAAGTACCGGCTGCCCGATGGGCGGCAGGTGCAGAAGCGGATCGCGCCGGCGTGGACAAGGCCGGGGCGTCCTGCCGATGGCTTCGTGAATCGCCGAGGTGCGGAGGCGTGGCTGGCCGATGTGCTCGCCCAGGCGCACGCCGGAACGCTGGCTGGCATGGTCCGCACCGGCGTCACGTTCGGGCGCGCCTCCTCCGAGTGGCTCCGCTACTGCGTCGAGGACCGCGCGTGCAAGCCGTCGACGATGGTCGACTACCGGCACACCGTCTCGCGCGTGTTCGTCCCGATCTTCGGGCCACTGTTGTTGGAGGACATCTCGGCGCCGACCATCGAGGCATGGCGCGCGTCGATGACGACCTCGGCCCGCACGCGCAACAAGCAGCTGACGATCCTCAATGGGATCTTCCGTCGCGCGCAGAAGCGCTTCGGACTCCAGCGCAACCCGGTCCTGGAGATCGAGCGCATGCGCGAACCTCGACAGGTCAACCTCGACGTGTTCTCGCCGGAGGAGGTGATGGCCCTCGTCCGCGCCGCCGAGTCCGAGCAGGACGCGGCCATCTACCTCACCGCCGCCTTCACGGGACTCCGCCGCGGCGAGCTGATTGCGCTCCGTTGGCGCGACGTCGACTTCGCCGGCTCCGTCATCCGCGTCCGCGCCTCCTACGCCGCCGGGGCGCTGACGACACCCAAGAGCGGCAAGCTCCGCTCCGTCCCGATGGCGCCGCAGGTCGCCGAGACCCTCGCCCGTCTCGGCGGCGCCGCAACCGACGACTCGCTCGTCTTCCTCGGCGACCACGGTGGCTACCTCGACGGCTCCGCGCTTCGCCGCCGCTACAAGCTCGCGCTCGACCGCGCGGGCCTCCGCTCGCTCCGCTTCCACGACCTCCGCCACACCTTCGGCACCCGCGCGATCGCCAAGGCCGACATCCTCCGCGTGAAGGAGTGGATGGGCCACGCCGACGTCGCCACCACCATGCGCTATCTCCACTACGTCCCCCGCCCCGAAGACGCCCGCCTCATCGCGGCCGCCTTCGAGATCGCACCGCCGACCGTCCTGGTACCCACCTCGTAGCGTCGCGTCCGTCGAAGCGCGGTTCGGGGCATCGACCGGGAGCGGGTCGCCGAGGCACATCGACCGCCCGCGGCCCACCGTCGCGCGCGGCCCTACCCGTCCAGCACCCCGTCCTGCTGCGGGACGGGCTCGGCCGCCGCTCACCCCGCAGCCAATGGGTTCCCAGCCCCTCCGCGAGCCCGACCACCCACTCACACCATGTACTTCGTAGCGATGGTGAGAGCGGGTGGTCGGCCTCACTCCGGGACAGGATTTCCAAGCTGCGGGGCGAGCGGCAGCCGAGAGCCGGAAGATCCACCAAGCCTCGCCATCCATACCGAGAGCCGGAAGATCCACCAAGCCTCGCCATCCATACATGAGCGACCCCAACTCATTGTCCTTGGACCAACGACTTCTTACAGCACAAGACGTGGCCGATCTCCTGGCAGTCCCCCGATCAAGCATCTACGAATACGCGCGACGCCAGGAAAACCCACTGCCATCGATCCCCGTCGGACGACATCGCCGGTTCCACCGCCCGGACGTCGAGACCTGGCTCGCCGGTGTCAGGGCTCGGCGGATCGAAGAGTGATCCGGCGCGGCTGCTGTCAACGCCCGGACCGGTCGCCAGTGGACCCTGCCGGTAGTCGTGCGGCCGTTGGTCCAAGGGAGGAGACCCATCGAGACCCAGCAGTAGGGTGACCACTGTGATCACGAGCCTCCATCTTGAGTCGTTCAAGAACTTCGCCGAGGCTGATCTCGACGTGGGGCCCCTAACGCTTCTCGTCGGGACCAACGCTTCAGGCAAGAGCAATCTGCGAGACGCCTTCCGGTTTCTTCACGGAGTGGCTCGGCGCTACAGCCTCGCGGAGATCATTGGGGCGAAGTACGTGGAGGGGGGCGTGCTTCAGTGGCGAGGTATCCGCGGGGGCACCCGCGAAGTCACGCCGCCCGGCGTCGACGCCTTCGCCATTGGCGTCGTCCTCGGAATCGACGACGGCGGACGTCAGCGCGAGGCTAAGTACCGGATCAAGGTCGACATCACCGACGAGCGGCGTGGACCGAAGGTCATCGAGGAACGGCTCGAAGTGGTTGGTCGTGGCCAATACGTCTTCGACTCTCATCCCGACTCTAATCCGCCTAATGAGTCGGATGCGCTTCATATTGCCGTCCGCCTGCGCAAGCGACAGCAGGCGGGCTTTGTCGGTCCACAGATGAACTTTGCAAATACGACACCAGTGCTTTCGCAGCTTCTCGATCACCCAGAAGTCACCCAGACAGTCCGAGAACACGTGAGACTCGTCATCCAAGCCCTGAGCTCGATGCGCTTCCTGGACCTAGATCCAGACGCTATGAGAGAGGCGTCGTATCCCGGGCAGATCGTTCTCGGAGATCGGGGCGAGAATCTCTCGTCGGTCCTTCAAGCGATCACTGCGGACCCGGCGCAGGAGTCGGTGCTCGCCGAGTGGGTTCGGGAGTTGACGCCGATGGACGCTCAGCGCTTTGAGTTCGTTCCCGATGCGCAGGGGCGCGTTCTGCTTCATCTAACCGAAGCCAATGGTCGACGAATCTCAGCCGTAAGTGCTTCGGACGGCACACTGCGATTCCTCGCAATGATCGCCGCACTCCTCGGGCCCGAGCCAGCTGACCTCTATTTCTTCGAGGAGCTTGAGAATGGCATTCACCCAAATCGGCTGTTCCTGCTGTTGGACCTGATCGAGCGGAGCGTCCGGCGAGGGGGGCGGCAGCTCGTGGCGACATCTCATTCTCCGCAGCTGTTGGGACAGCTCAGCGGAGATGCTCTCGAGCACGCGTCCCTGGTGTACCGGTTGGAGGACAGCGCGACTGCGCAGATAATTCGAGTTTTGGATCTTCCAGACGCGCGGCGGGTGCTCGAGGAGCAGGATCTCGCTCGGCTTCACGCAGCAGGATGGTTGGAGGACGCCGCGAGCTTCGCGGCAGACGAGGAAGATGTTGCGGAAGACTCAACGCGCGGAGCTGCTTCGTGAGAGTGCTAGTCATTC is a window of Conexibacter woesei Iso977N DNA encoding:
- a CDS encoding tyrosine-type recombinase/integrase translates to MVRTGVTFGRASSEWLRYCVEDRACKPSTMVDYRHTVSRVFVPIFGPLLLEDISAPTIEAWRASMTTSARTRNKQLTILNGIFRRAQKRFGLQRNPVLEIERMREPRQVNLDVFSPEEVMALVRAAESEQDAAIYLTAAFTGLRRGELIALRWRDVDFAGSVIRVRASYAAGALTTPKSGKLRSVPMAPQVAETLARLGGAATDDSLVFLGDHGGYLDGSALRRRYKLALDRAGLRSLRFHDLRHTFGTRAIAKADILRVKEWMGHADVATTMRYLHYVPRPEDARLIAAAFEIAPPTVLVPTS
- a CDS encoding helix-turn-helix domain-containing protein, producing the protein MSDPNSLSLDQRLLTAQDVADLLAVPRSSIYEYARRQENPLPSIPVGRHRRFHRPDVETWLAGVRARRIEE
- a CDS encoding AAA family ATPase; its protein translation is MITSLHLESFKNFAEADLDVGPLTLLVGTNASGKSNLRDAFRFLHGVARRYSLAEIIGAKYVEGGVLQWRGIRGGTREVTPPGVDAFAIGVVLGIDDGGRQREAKYRIKVDITDERRGPKVIEERLEVVGRGQYVFDSHPDSNPPNESDALHIAVRLRKRQQAGFVGPQMNFANTTPVLSQLLDHPEVTQTVREHVRLVIQALSSMRFLDLDPDAMREASYPGQIVLGDRGENLSSVLQAITADPAQESVLAEWVRELTPMDAQRFEFVPDAQGRVLLHLTEANGRRISAVSASDGTLRFLAMIAALLGPEPADLYFFEELENGIHPNRLFLLLDLIERSVRRGGRQLVATSHSPQLLGQLSGDALEHASLVYRLEDSATAQIIRVLDLPDARRVLEEQDLARLHAAGWLEDAASFAADEEDVAEDSTRGAAS